From Cyanobium sp. ATX 6F1, a single genomic window includes:
- a CDS encoding exostosin family protein, which produces MSAPRPDDDANQGANRSYAEGYRARLAAEPIKHRLRAALFRVQCWRYRRQLAALKRQKSLDWVGGMVDVPALLQPPPYRYGALRGPWIESYFFEHWLRNGARSAATYLPIFFDPFFFQVQSHKYTPSRFERTQRALKETLAGLDPSKPYFTVLGMYDFPIWDWHAFPCNVVVFSANGGGDLPIPLLPGSISRPAKGERDIAVSFFGSLEGPSDFNQVRSRMHAALKDLAFFGRGPHWRDGMARSTFSLCPRGLGRASFRLYEAMALGSIPIYIWDDREWLPFQDRLDWSEFAISLPIDAMDELPDRLAALSPEHIRAMQRRLVEVVPAYFTMEATCREIVERSNCLRTVADAEAITRERVFS; this is translated from the coding sequence GTGAGCGCCCCCCGGCCTGATGACGACGCCAACCAGGGCGCCAACCGTTCCTACGCCGAGGGCTACCGGGCGCGGCTGGCGGCTGAACCGATCAAGCACCGGCTGCGCGCGGCCCTGTTCCGGGTGCAGTGCTGGCGCTACCGCCGCCAGCTCGCTGCCCTCAAGCGCCAGAAGTCATTGGACTGGGTTGGCGGGATGGTCGACGTGCCCGCCCTCCTGCAGCCGCCCCCTTACCGCTACGGCGCCCTGCGGGGCCCCTGGATCGAGTCGTACTTCTTCGAGCACTGGCTGCGAAACGGAGCCCGATCGGCGGCCACCTACCTGCCGATCTTCTTCGATCCCTTCTTCTTTCAGGTCCAGTCCCACAAATACACGCCCTCCCGGTTCGAGCGCACCCAGCGGGCCCTGAAGGAGACGCTGGCAGGTCTGGATCCCAGCAAGCCCTACTTCACGGTGCTGGGCATGTATGACTTTCCAATCTGGGACTGGCATGCCTTCCCATGCAATGTCGTGGTGTTCAGTGCGAATGGAGGAGGCGACCTGCCGATTCCCCTCCTTCCTGGCTCCATCTCGAGACCTGCCAAAGGCGAGCGTGACATCGCCGTTTCGTTTTTCGGATCTCTTGAAGGGCCAAGCGACTTCAACCAGGTGCGCTCCAGGATGCATGCGGCACTCAAGGATCTCGCCTTCTTCGGCAGGGGGCCCCACTGGCGTGATGGGATGGCCCGCTCCACCTTTTCGCTCTGTCCCCGGGGCCTCGGGCGTGCCAGCTTCCGTCTCTACGAAGCGATGGCCCTGGGCTCGATCCCCATCTACATCTGGGACGACCGCGAATGGCTTCCCTTCCAGGACCGCCTTGATTGGAGTGAATTCGCCATCAGCCTGCCGATCGATGCCATGGATGAACTGCCGGATCGGCTGGCGGCGCTCTCCCCCGAGCACATCCGCGCCATGCAGCGCCGCCTGGTGGAGGTCGTGCCGGCCTACTTCACCATGGAGGCCACCTGCCGGGAGATTGTCGAGCGAAGCAATTGCCTACGCACCGTTGCCGATGCTGAGGCGATCACCCGTGAACGGGTCTTTTCTTGA
- a CDS encoding glycosyltransferase produces the protein MEDRVHLLPPAPPPQMERLAASYDLGLVAETGATPNHRIALANKLFTYVLAGVPALISDIPAHRSYAESAGESVRLFATENPRSLASAIDAIWGDEGAPLAQARLAAFRLGQERLNWELEQARLLDAVEDALAPGAAEGAKTHP, from the coding sequence GTGGAGGATCGGGTCCACCTCCTCCCGCCTGCCCCGCCGCCGCAGATGGAGCGGCTGGCTGCCTCCTACGACCTGGGCCTGGTGGCCGAAACTGGAGCCACCCCCAATCACCGCATTGCCCTCGCCAACAAGCTTTTTACTTATGTACTGGCCGGGGTTCCGGCTCTGATCAGCGACATCCCCGCCCATCGGAGCTATGCCGAGTCCGCAGGGGAGTCGGTGCGGCTGTTCGCCACGGAGAATCCCCGCTCCCTGGCCTCCGCCATCGACGCTATCTGGGGAGACGAGGGCGCCCCCTTGGCGCAGGCCAGGCTGGCGGCGTTTCGACTGGGGCAAGAACGGTTGAACTGGGAGCTGGAGCAGGCTCGCCTGCTCGATGCGGTGGAGGATGCCCTGGCTCCAGGAGCCGCTGAAGGTGCGAAGACTCACCCGTGA